TTTTTCTGATAATGGATTAGTATTATtactaatttaaaaataaaaaaataaacagaCTAATACACAGACAAACATAACACTATAAATAGATGGTTGTCTGTGTGATCACACGTCATATTGGTGAAAGATGATGTACAAGTAATAGATACATGAATCTTGCATTCTTGCTATTCATCACCCGAAGTCGATGTGAAATTTCAAAACATTTTGGACGGGTAATGAAACATATATAAACAATTGGTAAACCAGAAACACACAAGTTTTTAGATCATAACTCAATCTTGGAAACTTTCATCAACTCAAAAGAAAACCACATACAATTAAAGTCCTCATGGATCATGGATAAAACCAACGAAGATTTTGTTGGAAATCATGTcttcttcaattttttttttgaacgacaaatttggatcactgacggaccactagggtatcatcgtgccaccaacagaaccacccgatcatatcaatctccactaggcaatataATGCCTATGcaccaattcaggagaaaacccaataaatctgagaaaaaccccctttgtgggaatcgaacccatgacctaatggtcataagccttatcccaccaccaagataacACTAGGCTATAATGTCATGGGTTCATGTCTTCTTCAATACAATCAAATAATAGATTTAACGAGAAAATCTCTTTGATTAAAATTGAAGATATATAAACCTGAAATATAACTCCTatatggattaggatcaaatacaaagaatCCTAATTGTAAAAAGGGTACAAAGTctcctaaaaaaacccactacaaaaaaaaaaaacttaaacattcACCACcaccccaaaacctaaacccccaaccccacccaccccctcccccatcaccaacccaaaaaaaaaatttgccgagggggggggggtgtttaggtttttgggtgggtggggggttaggtttttgggtggtggtgggtgtttaggttttgggttttgccgagggggtgggggtttaggtttttgggtggtggtgggtgtttaggttttgggtggtgatgtagtgagtttaattttaggttattggacacttgtcattctataaattcttcttacacttcttacaattaggagcatttgtagaataacttaacccactcctatatatataataacaacCCTTTGGAAAACAAGTAACATACTCCTATAaggaaatcaaataaaataatttaaaactacCATAAATATTAAATTTTCCATCCAAACTAAACCATTTAACATTCTCCAACTTTTGAGTCATTACCCGGCTCAACCAATTAGCGGACTGAATAGTATGAAACTGTTTGCAGTCAATCCGTTTATTCTAAAATACAAACAAGAGTAGATAGATAATAGCAAGAGGTGACAGAAAATATAGTATCAAACTAGTAATAATTTTATCACTTTATGGTGGTGACACTGATAGAGACAAAGATTAGAAATCTTCGATGGCTTTGTGATGTTTCGTCACAAACGATAGTAAATTCAAATCTGTTACTGTCTGGTGATATGACCAAGAAACTCATCCAGTTCCTTGCGCATAACGCCACCTTCTTCCACCGATTGCCTGACCGCAACGCCAAGTTCTGCCGCCTTCTTTCTTACTTGACATCCTTCTTCCGATGCCATCAATCGTCTAACCGCTTCTGAAACCATCGCTGCCGTCACCTTTTCGTCTCTACGCTCCCACTCCCTCGCGTATATCCCCGTTCCAAGCACCTCTCTTACCAGAGTAGCGTTCCTTGGTTGATCGGAATGCATGGGCCATGCAGCTATAGGAACCCCCATTGTGATCCCCTCCATGCATGAGTTCCAACCACAGTGACTCATGAACCCACCTGTAGATGAGTGTTTCAATATTTCAAGCTGTGGTGCCCAGCCCCTCACCACTACACCCACCTCACTGCTTTCCACCCTCTCTTCATAACCCTCCGGCAACTCCACTCTCCGATCAACACCGTCAAAAATGTCGGCTTTATCGGCCTCCCTCACCACCCATATAAACTTCTGACCGCTTTCCTCCAACCCGAAAGCAATTTCTTTCACTTCTTCATCCGTTAGTGAAACCGTGGTACCAAACGAGACATAAATCACTGAATTTGGTTCTTGTTTATCAAGCCAGTTGAATAACTTGACCGATTCGGGACTGAAGTTTTTGTGATCGCTAATGGTAACCGGATTGAATGGACCGATAGCCCAATTCTTGGTAGTACCGGATGTCACTTTTTCGTGCTTAAGTAACTCCAAGTACTTATCTTCAAACACTTTGCTTGTGTCGTAAAGCGTTCCCGAGCTGATTTTCTTGAACGATGTGTCTTCTGAATTGAGTAACTCTACAAACTCGTTGCTGAAACACCCTTCTAACGAAGGGAGTTTCATCCTCAACGATTCGGTTTCATCGTCCAACTTTAACGCTTGTGTTTCCTCCCAATGGAACCAAAAAGCAGTAAAAGCAGAACAAGCTTGAAACATGTAAGCTTCAGCGTTAGGGACCGAAACAAAGTCTTGAATGATGGAGCTCATCAAGTAATCATGAACGATCACTACGCGTTTCATTTTGGTCGAGAGATCGGATAATAGTTTGAGGAAGGGTTCCCGTAGATGCATGATGGCATTGAACGATGGCATGAAGTGGTTAGGGAAGCGTAGGGTGGCATTCGGGGTGGGTGGATGGTTAGGGAAAGCGGGTATCGGAAACTCGTGGAAATGGATGTTGGAAATGGAGAGAGGGTCCCAACCATGGACCCGAAGCTTGGCTTGGCGCGTATGACTGGGGGCGCATACGAAGTGGACGGGGAGGTTGTAGGCGGAGATGAGGCGAGAGAGGTGGATGAGCTGGTTGAGATGGCCTTGTGCTATAAAAGGCACCATCACAACACATATATCTTGATTTTGATCCATTTGGTTTTGTTTGGAGTACTAGTTGTTGGAGTCTTTATGGTATATATAGAGAGATGTCAAGTAAATAAAAATGTATGGACTTTGTTGATAGCATCATAGGATGTATCATGTATCCAAGGAAACATCACTCTGCCGTAATCCTCTCGGGTCGGATGGTCTCATTTAGACTCCGTCAAAATATGGAAACTCTTGTCAAAGTATGGaatagggatggcaaaaaagcccaAGCCCCCGACAGGTATACCCGAAATCCAAAACATACAGGCTGGGTATACCCGAAGCCCGATGAATATGGGCCGGGTATGGGCTGAAAAAGGGAAAAAATTTGGGTATGGGTATGGGTATGGGGATTTAGTGATACCCGCCCGAATTTAGGGATGGCAAaagttatgtcacaccccaaccgatggcggaatcatcggggcgcggcactaggcgaatcagattgctcaagaaagtccataacaactatattgcgataatattcattacattcgttatcccatactaacaaataatacaatcacaaaagtcatcacagatttcttgtcctctcgaacaattccgacaacctagattttaggtgagtttctagacttcctagcttgatttgatgtagacttcaactaaacctgcaacatacgttaaaatattgtcaatacaaaagtattggcgagtatacatgtttgatatgtaatagtataataggttaaaaagtgctgcgaattcccACATGCATAAaagtaatacacgacatatatactcacaaaactgatactaccagctaagtcctcgatgctcgattcttcgatggcataattagaccccgtcgggcgcaatagtactatactagtcgtggtgggacgtcacgagtataagtcctagcacatatgtaactagcatcacgtatatctatgcaaacagttattcgcaagtgataaattgactgATTGAATTATTcatttgataagttcgatttataaggaacgtatgttacacccaaaattcgttaaaaaggggtcaagtatactcacagtgtgtatttggttggattgacgggttaatgcctgagaatgccctgatttcagacCGATTACATGAGTATTGAATAGCGCGTTAAATGATATCGGAATACACGGAATTGAACGAAAATTAGATCAAAGGTTGGCCCGTGCGGATGGGCTGTCTGATTGGATGGGCTATCCGATCTgatggcctgtccgatcggttgggctgtccgatcggccagcctgtccgatcggtggggctgtccgatcggccagcctgtccgatcggtggggctgtccgatcgactggcccgtCCAGCTGTTTTCGACAATTTTGCGTGTTTTTCGGTGGTTTTGGTCCAGACGTTCCTGCGACGTGTTAAACAACTGAAGTTCCATCAAAACCGGCTTGTTCTagcggccgggaatcaccccgttccatcaaaacttgccgttcttggcggttttcCCTTgcttaacccgaaattggtcatCTCATCGTTAggaatcagatctttgaccaacacgacactagaaatgagtagaaggtcggtataagctccgattccaccgtttttgaacactttgagagtaaaagagttgaaagaaagttggaaaaccatccttCAACCCCTTTTTTCATGATTATGTGTAGATCtgatttgaaaaccttttttattcttgtggaaatcccTTAGacctgagttgttcttggtggaatgaggccaacacttgaagttcataagaactccatgatgacatcaccctagaacacctcaaatccgttgatttcacggttaaaagttgaaatttgaaagatagaaaggtggaggaATGCAtaaagatcaaggaagtacaagatttgagttgaaaacttacaagaatcgcgagaaatcgagagataaaGGGGTTGGAACTTCTGGTCGAGCAGCAACAGTGACAACAAGTGTTTTGGGggtgaatgaggggtatttataggcaaggatgAAGGAAAGGAGGGTAAGTTGGCCTGGATcggacggcccgttcgatcggacggcctgtccgatcggtcggtCCAGCCGTTCGGCCGGCctgtccgatcgactggcccagccgttcggccggcctgtccgatcggctggcccagtcgttCGGCTGGCCCATCCGTCCGGAGGCTTCttgatcctcgtttttggtgtgttgcgatagtttgggccacattttcatatatttatattattatttatctatttattataattaatcacaaaagggtcgtatatacatatatatatatatattcaatattcggtgcgatgatcgagttacgagTGCCTTCGAGTgggttcttcgatgtgatgtgccacaaggattatcggggcaccacttgctcgtattgccatcatcgtcacgatggctggaggCATGGTACTCACTCGAAAGTCCTTTTTAGCTTTGATTGTTTACGTCTCGACACCtcacggctatcgaggagggtagaatagctcctcactcaacatcatcgtgagtgttattatTTACGAAAATAgcttgtaatagcgatagaatatgcgtaattattcgattatacttcgatttagcgatgtatccgatatagttacattatgatccgaatctctggtgctaggcgtaacgagtataacgagtagtaacaacgcacgaaggtgcagGTTGTTACAAGTTAAATCTTTAAAACTctatgtattacacgagttgaataaatgtaattttagattaaaaaagggtagttgcacggtacccctgaccgcggaagggatctcccttcccagttcaccacccgacaaggatccctggcggcaaatacccatagccatcaaagaggggtaagaaacatgtttcgaacccgagacctcgagtgtcctcggtccggctttaaaacgggtgtcggtggccaccaaagtggcactaatgggaattgaacttgggtctccatTGGAGAACCCAAGTCACTCCACCACTAGGCCACTTATGGTGGTTTAATTTTAGATTAATAGTAtactaaataaatataattttggatTAATGatgtattaaataaatataattttggataaagtcttatatataaattttaagtaatcaatatatttgataaataataaaaatactaataatagtaaaaaatctaatttatatactaaataataaatataaaagaaaGGCGAAAAACCCTCAAAATAGGTGCCTctaatgaatgacacgtgtcacataTTGGTTTCTTtaattatatagtatagatatagatatagatgttCATATCGTCGGTTGTTTCAATCGATAACATAATTTgttttcatatcatggatccataaCCAACGCTACAAATGTGACAAACAACACTACAAAAAGGGAGGTGGATATGAAATACCGAGTATAAAGTTAACCGAATAGActataaagaaattgaactaaaGTAGAGTATATGGTCTAATTATGGagtaaagtaaaataaaaaaataaagtgtGCATGGTCTAaatatggaatagtgaaataaGTTGTTTTATACTTAAGATTTATGAATATATAAAATTCACTgaaattaaactaataatatttatccataagatattaaactaataatatttagcaggacggttatctataatataatatattaaactaaataatatttaataggatgattatctataattaattagaaaaaattaaattaaaataataattatctgtAAGAGATGGCCTAATATAATGACAATTGTCCCTAAATTgctttcttttattatatagtatatatatatatatatatatatatatatatatatatatatatatatatatatatatatatatatatatatatatatatatatatatatatatatatatatatagggagccgctagaatgaaaaccacaccgagttgtaagaaccgcgagaaccacaccatccgggtcgccgtttaccatgattttttttacaactagatgtgtatattataaacacatccgtaaaaaaaaaaaatttaaacgccccctcccccccgagggggtagttttttacaccacaagtttggtgaaaaaaaaaaagaaaacaaaaaaaaataataataaaaacaccaaacttgtggtgtaaaaaactaccccctcaggggggggggttaaattttttttttttacggatgtgtttataatatacacatctagttgtaaaaaaaatcatggtaaacggcgacccggatggtgtggttctcgcggttcttacaactcggggtggttttcattctagcagccccctatatatatatatatatatatatatatatatatatatatatatatatatatatatatatatatatatatagggaatatagggaggggctcatgcgagaactccatttattgcgagaaccgcgagaaccaatgtgaacacaacctaaaatagctaaaaaaacctaaccccccccctcaaaagaaaaaaaaacgtaaACCAGTGATGAATTTTAGTAGGGGTGCCCATCACTTTTCATCACACACCACAATGGTCCCCTCAACGATAACTTTAAAAGATTTTCACGCGTGGTCACCACCACGAGTGATGGAATTCAGTGGCGGCGGTGTTCCACTCGTGGTCACCCAACCACCACGTTCCATCACGTAGCGCCCCTACTCCTTAGAAGGGATATACCGGTCATCTACTATGAGTTAATTAAAACAATTAGTAATGTCACACCCGTTTATTAGCGGAAGCGCACGGGGTGAACTTGattagttttcattgcatacgatttAAGTAAATAACTACATGATTAAAACAAACAATGTTCATCCATTGACATAATTTAAAATATTACACATCATAAGTTGTTTAGGATACAAACCGTCATAAGTTTTAAGTTTTACAAAAGGACTAGTTTGACATAAGATTAAAACATAAGGCTTTGCATCCTATATCTCATTGAAGATGAGATATAtggaccaaaccctccaaaagggATGACATCGATAACTTGTAATCCAAAAGCTTCATAGTAAACACCAGCACCAAAGTcccattagtttcctgaaatacatgtaagtttgaaaacatcaagaaaagttgagcgagtttatgtgttttaagtTCGTAAGTATTAAATGAatctcaaaaacatttgaaagttcaagtgttataagtaGGTATGTAGAGCGTCTATGAATATaatgatcattaatgttttgcaaggacattaatatgtgtgccaacataggaagcactcaacccggtagacgatttaagtgtcgattcacttcgacagggacacaaaagcactctaagtggctgcacaaggaccgtgagtggggctcgtccgtacccgatagatctaccccctgtcccgtggtccttaaaaggattaatggcgcctaagttagcgcctattcgcacgtgatccaataattcattccatagcttaatcatacccttgttaacatgtatttccccccgagaGTTGTAAATCGAAaacgttaaaagaaaagggggacatgaactcacagctttGCGTTCCTGATAGAGAGATATTCAATCAACGTGTTCCGTAAACGCGAGTCAACCTACAAGGGTTCTAACTCGTTAGACACATCGGTCCTTCCTAGACCGTGTactcgttgttcatcttgaacGTTTATTAGTTTTATTTCGTTTTTTTGGAACGCTTGTGTAGTTTGTGTAGTTCGATAATAATACGTTGGCATTTGTTTCTGGTATACTTGATTCGAGACTTACACAAATATAAGTGTATACCTTTAATTGATAAAAGTGctgaaaatatttatttttaacgtcGAAATACGTTGTCGTATGCGTACGACATTAGTGAGAGAGTATACTTCAATGAGTGTATGTGTGTATATCATCATGTACTAGAGTcttttatacatatacatataccgtATGTATACTTGTATTTGTGTGCTTTATACGCGtacgtataccgtatttatacgtgtaggtgTACCGTATTATACGCGTGGGTGTGCCgtattatacgtgtaggtataccgtattagACGTGTATGTATACCgtattatacgtgtaggtataccgcGTTTCATTGTCCGTTTATTTGTGTTAACCATAATATATATGGAACCTCATGTGTATAAGTTTGGTGTATTTTCCAAATGTAGTGTATTTTTATATTTGGTAAGTATTCTTCCTACTACTAATACATACACCCATTATATAAGTAGCATACACCAAATATAGTATTTTAACATATGTAAATATAATCTTCTCAAAAATTacatttattgttttatttaaaaactttaccaattttatgtcataaaagtaTCCTTTTGAGTTTATATAAACTCTTGGATGGTTAGGACTTAACCATCGTCCTTAGGGTTTGTATAATCATGATTAGAGTCGCTAATCACAATTAAGTTTACTAATCACGATTAATCATGTTAATCACCCCATTAATCTctttttaatcgcgattagatttttataaaatttcgttATAGTTTCCTAAACTATGGTGTTTTTCCCATGtattcaaaacatgtttaaaaaaatcattttcgaTTTACCATCAACATTAGTCTACTAATCTCAACAATTTACAACCTTGAGTAAACAAATTCTACCACTTATTTTCTTAAATCATGAGcacttatatatataatttttctaaaaaaaatctaagatTTTTATGTCTTGAATCCAAGACTTCTTAAGTGTGGTTTTCATAACTATTTATTGAATCACTTGTCACTTTTAAAAATCACCTTTATTAGTTCTTAAAACATCAAGTTTAGACCATTAAAGTCGTTAATCTATCAAGTATtaaaacttatatatatatatagagctCATGAACATAATGATGATGATCTTTCATGATTTAAACATCTAgttgtttaaatatatttttaaacttaacataacaagatcatcacttATATAAGTTACTACACTAAATAAGCAACATGATCATCATAAATCTCATGACTAATCAACCTACTTTAACAAAAATCAACATGATCATACAACTCATTCAACACTAAaacacataataatcacataatactTCACATTTAGTAAGTTGTTAAGTTTTGGTTTAGGGTTTTAAGTTAGATTTTCCTTAATCTTCAAGATGATCAACAAGTACTTTAGTAATCTACATATAATAACAAGCTTAAAAATATGAGAAAAAGGCTTACAACTTTGCAAGTGCCTTAAGATGATGATTTAGAAGAGATTAAGCTCCAAGAACTCCCCTAAAAGCTCCTCATGCTTAACCCATACGTAGGTTATCTTGTTATGGCTAGAAAATGTGTGATTTTAAGTGGAAATTTTAAGGTGGTTTGTGGTGCTTGTTGGCTGCCGAATTGGAAGGAGAACAAGGGGAAGTTTTTGGTTTCAAAAACTTGAGTGTAAGAATGATAAAGATGTCATAAATGATTGAGAAAGTATagtgttaaataaaaaaaaaatctcacATACCACTCCTTCAAATCTATCACCATATTTTCCAAATTGTGTAGGTGATTTGGTGGTGGGGTCCACCCTTGACCGATTGGAGTGGGGGGTGtctagtttatttatttattttttttaagtttacatAATAAAAAGTCTTATAAATTATATAGTTGTTTAGGGGGTTAGGGAAATAGATAAGTTCTTGTATCATTAGCTTTATGACAATATTTTTGATGCCAAAAGATGGCTCACTAGTTCACTAGATTGTTAGCTTAGGCATTAGAGTGGTAAAATTACCACTAACTAGTTCGTCGGCGCGAAATTGGCGAAATTGTGAATTTTGCGGCGTAGTACCGGAAGCTTGTATTTCGGACATCCCATTGATATCCCCAAGCTTGTTTAggatgtaatatattattaacaagTCCT
The Helianthus annuus cultivar XRQ/B chromosome 6, HanXRQr2.0-SUNRISE, whole genome shotgun sequence genome window above contains:
- the LOC110884185 gene encoding zeatin O-xylosyltransferase, translating into MDQNQDICVVMVPFIAQGHLNQLIHLSRLISAYNLPVHFVCAPSHTRQAKLRVHGWDPLSISNIHFHEFPIPAFPNHPPTPNATLRFPNHFMPSFNAIMHLREPFLKLLSDLSTKMKRVVIVHDYLMSSIIQDFVSVPNAEAYMFQACSAFTAFWFHWEETQALKLDDETESLRMKLPSLEGCFSNEFVELLNSEDTSFKKISSGTLYDTSKVFEDKYLELLKHEKVTSGTTKNWAIGPFNPVTISDHKNFSPESVKLFNWLDKQEPNSVIYVSFGTTVSLTDEEVKEIAFGLEESGQKFIWVVREADKADIFDGVDRRVELPEGYEERVESSEVGVVVRGWAPQLEILKHSSTGGFMSHCGWNSCMEGITMGVPIAAWPMHSDQPRNATLVREVLGTGIYAREWERRDEKVTAAMVSEAVRRLMASEEGCQVRKKAAELGVAVRQSVEEGGVMRKELDEFLGHITRQ